From Dermacentor albipictus isolate Rhodes 1998 colony chromosome 8, USDA_Dalb.pri_finalv2, whole genome shotgun sequence:
GCCACAAAACATTCAAATGTGTTTGGACACGTACAGTGCTTGAAAAATAAGTTTGGAATGCGAATTAGAAATTTCATTCTAAAAACAGACAATAATGAGTGGTGCAGAAAAGCCAAGCGCACGCTGAATGTCTAGTTTCTTGCTCTTGCAAAACTCTTCGTGAGAGAAAATTTGTTAATCCTAAATTTTTTATATCATAGATATCTTCTTCAATATAGAAGATTCGTACAAAAGCATTGAAAAAATAGAGCCAGCGCAAATAATCCTGTAACGAAGAGGAAAAGAACGCGTTACGAAGCACATTTGCGTAATCACACTATGTCGCTCGTAATTTTTATGAGAGTCAAGCAGGTTCCAGTACAAGAGATACTCCAACGTGATGACAGTGCAAAAGAGGCAACGCTTGTACACGTCCTTTTCGTATTTAATTTCGTAGTGCCTGTGAGTACAGCGCAAGGTAATTGCGCTGTACGCAaccatttttcaattttgggAAAGTACAGCGATTGCGAAACGGCCGGAACGAAGGAAATTCGCAGGAAATGAAAGTACGCATCCGACTGATGCTATACTAAAATGGCTATTCTACAGTTGCATTCTTTTTTCTATCGGTGGCAATAGTTCCCCGAACAGATCAATTGAACGAGCGCGTGTTGCACGTGAAGACCATACGTGCCCATTTCAAGATTCATCGCGCAGAAGATATTTGCATCCCAGTGACTAACCGACATATTGGAAAAAGTTCCACCGCAGTAACTAGGGCCTTTAGCCGGCCACACATACCACAACACGATGGCTTTTGCATGTTTGTGTGGGACATATAGCAAGAAACGCGCAAGGAACCATGGTCATTGCGAAAAATCTGTGGTTCCTCAAACTGTGGTTTCTGAAACAAGGTGCTTGAGTTGTGCAATACAGAGCTGGTTGGAGTGATAGCTGTGAACCCTGAACATTACAGTGGTGAATTCGTACCATATGCGCATAAGGTACTTGTAAGGTATATGCAGAGTAATACGCTTGTCATGCATTAGAAAATAAATTTTGTCTATTAATTTTCAAGCCGATGTCCTTAGCAGTGATGGGAATGAATGGCTTTACATTATTAATGGTTCGATCATTTGGCCGTGGCTGCTTTTACTTTCCAGATCTATGGTTAGCCTTTTATTGTTTCCGTAGATTACAAGAGGCACAGCGAGCAACGGTTGCACGTGGCCCACATCCATATCCCAAATGTCGAGTTTACTTGCTTTACATAATAATACAAGTCAGGCATTGATTTGTTTTGGTCAATATGTCCTacttaaaagtgtttttctgaccGTAAAAGTAGTGAGTGAATACATGCAAAATTTCAGTGgtactggccgctcgaggcatgttgtatgtattcgcgggcttatttcacgctcgcaaaaacacttttatctaGCCATTATTAGGGAACATaaagctgtatctggagtttttcacGTTTCTCCGCGATTTTCTCATTCAAAATTTGTTATCTTATTATAATATCTAAAAATTAATTATTTGTTTAAGACAAATGATTTATTTAGgtagtattgaaaaaaaaaatctgaatatctagaagcgacagcaaacaacaccattttggttctgtccagctacgttgcatttACATATACCCCGTGTATATTTTCTGTCTATACGTGTATTACTTTATTCGCAGCTGGTTTATGACTTATTCAACACAATCAGCTCGAAAGCTACAATAAACTGCCAGCTTTAACGTTCCGAAACTGCATTTTAAGTTCAAGAAACTGTAGTAAACGAATAGtgattaattttgtccacctaGGCGTCTTTTACGAGCACACATTTTACAGTAAACAACCAAAACTGGTTTTAATCTAGAACAAGAATTATTGCACAAGACTGAGCCCTGTATTAGATAAGCATGATAAGTGCAAATTTAAATGCATCCGGTCGATAATTACACCCGACAATTTTTCCAGTGAGAATAGTTAGCTACAAATATCCCTGATGACATCAGCTCAGAAGAAACTTTCGTACAGTAGACTTCGCGCACGGTTGTGGCACCGTGCATGGCTACTATGTACGATGTCTCGTGATGAAATACCGGCCGCGCCACTTTGACggtgggggagggggcgggggcgaGATCCAAAATTCGCGCATGCAACGAGTATTAGGCGGAAGACTAACAACCACAGGGGGTCACAATTAACCCGAGTTCTTGCTCGGTTCAGGATGTGCTTTGGACATACAcaatcccagaatttaatttcgAAGTACTGGGTAATATTACAAACGTTACATTAGGTTATGTTATTTGACGATGCGTTTCATCGGCTAATCTTTTTGAAGTACTGCGCATCGAACAATTTGCTATAAGCTTCCACATTTTTATTTCAGGTGCATGTTTTGCCTTATAAATAATATTTTGAGTGTCTTGTTTGAATATGTTATACAGGTTATCTGTTGTGACAGGTTTTTACAATAGCATTTGCGCTGGAGTGTTTCCGGGTGCCTGTCCATTTTTTTCCTTCCCTCGTGCATGTGTACGGGCTGCTGGCTTTTTCGCGAATAGATTATTTACGACATTTCGCACGACAATCTGCGACATCCGGCTTCACCACGTGGTTAGAAAATGACTCCTTCTAAACAGCACACATGGTTAACGACACGGAGACTTGGCGTGCCTTGACAAAGCCTTTACACAGGTTTGCTTCTTAATGGGGTGTGAAGCGGAAGCTGCCCTTCACAAAAGCCTTTGTGTCCCCTGAGGGGCAAGGCATGGAGATGTACATTTCAAGGGTCCTGGAATTTCAGCTTCCCTTAGCTCGAGGCTAGTCTTGAACATGAAGCTACCAACCAAGTCTCTATTGTGACCACGAGTTTGCAGAAAGGGCCGCAGCTTCCTCCATGCTTTTCACCTTTTAGCACTACCCCTCTCATTTCAGCCTCCCTTGCCCCACGATAGGAATGCCTATTTTCACAGTATCCGAAGGCAGCTTCCCGGAATGCGCAAACAGCCATAGCTGCGCTCCCAGCAGACAGAGATGTGTCAGCAATTATCCTGCCAATCTCGTACTGCTGGAATGTGTGTCaaggtggtgggggggggggggggggcgctactCAAGGAACGGAGATAACTAGGCTTCAACCAAGTTCTCAAGGGAGAGCTTCGTTTCTGGAAACCCAAGGGCGCAATCGTGCAGCTTGAGGGCGAAAATGGCTTGTAAACTTCCTGTTAAGAACATGTTTTACAACCTTATGGCGATATCCAAAGTTTCAAAGTTTCGCAAGTTACCCAGTCTTCTATTACTTGTTCTACACTATCTGCACTCCATTACTTTTCTTATATACTTCACGCTTTGGAAGTGCCGCAACAAGCATGCCTATATCGAGAACACAACACTGAAATAATGAAATATATGTTATAAGTGCTTCGGAGTATATACAAGCTAAAGCACAATTTTTAGATGCTGTGATTTAGCCACAATGAAATTATTTATGTTTGCAGTTATTGTATTTCCACAAATACCGCGTTTACTGCCTCTCTAGAAACAAAAAAGCTTGTTCGGTGATTTAGAGAGGATAGCATGAGGTgttaaaaaagtttttttttccttaataaaGCTACTTTCGTAAACATACCTAACagtcaataaagaaaaagaaaaaattgcacGTTGGGTGGATTTTCAGTCGAGAGAAATCGATTTATCGAATAATGCAatataaataataaaacaaactCACATACTCGGATATTTGCAAATAATGATAGAATCTCTCTTTAGGTAACTAATTTTTCAGGTATTTAGAACAAAGTGTGGTCAAGACGCATTATTCCATCTTTTAAGAAATTTTTCATCCCTCAATGGACGATCATCAAGGCGCTTTACGTCGGAACTGAGTGCCAATCTTATTTGTTGATTTGCGATTTAAGTATTTAGTGAAAATAAATGACAGCGCTTGCTAGCTTCCTGATATCGAAGCATGTTTGCTGTATTGACAATTTTATTTACATAGTTGTTTAAAttggccgcgattacagtacaatATCATTTTTTAATTCAGAACATGCCGCTTCACTACATCGAAAATAAGATATGCCTGATTTGAGCCACGTTTCTGAAGGGTCTGTTGGCTTATGGCGTAGCGCTGCTCAACTCATGCATCGTGGATTCTACGCCGGCTGAACTAGACAGAATAAAATCGGGGTGAaatgcacgcattgcacctcatGATACCTGTCATACATTTTGTCATGTCCGATCTCAACATACGATCAACACGTGGTAAACTTTGAGAGCAAACACAAGCGCTTCAGTGCGttgacgaaaaaataaaaaaacctgTGACATCGCTGCCTTCCATGACATAGGCTCTTTGACTAGGGTACTGGGACATGGCTGAACTACCCTACACAGCAGACTCTGGATGGCGATGTTAACAGCGCTCACCTTGAATACACTGGAGCCCACTTATAATATATTTTAGGTCACTATATATTGACAATCAAACGAAGAGGCGGGATAATTGGGGCACATGAATTAGCAGTGAGAACATTAGTCATTTGTGTTATTCCACACGGAAAAAAACATTGGGATCTTAATATAAAGGCTGGGATAAAAATTAAAATAATGATATAGTGTTCAAGCAAAAAATATATCACGCAGGATACTATTATACACGCTTTTTACTTCATCTTCTGTCTTTGTATATAATTTTTTCTGGATATTTCTGCTGCCCGTAAGGGAGCATGGCTCAGCATGGAAGAACACGAGAGAAAAGGGAGGTAAGGAGGAGAACGACATTTCCCctgactttcttttctttcttacaagaaatgccttttcgtaaaaCACCACTGCCACCCCGCCAAGGGCTTCCTTCTTCTCACCTGGCCACATGAGAAGAAGAAAGCCAGAAGCAGAACAGAAGGTAGGCGTGTTAAACGGTCTGGGAAAGGGATGTTAAAAGAGCAAAGGCGAGAGAAGAGCAAAAGTGTGAGAATGGTAGGTAACGAGGAGGTTATCGAAGCAGCGAATCAGAAGCCTCAGTTTGCCGTGACGTCATGCAGACCCGTGAACCAATGAGCTCGTAGCAGACTGTTTAAAAAGTGGGGACGGAGCCAGCAAAGCTTCAATCCTCTCTGCAGATACAGCCATGAAGATCTCCAGAGTCTTCTGCTTGGTCTTCGGCCTCGTCCTCTGCCCAGTCTGCGAAGCCAAGCTGGGCCTCGCCTTGGTGCCGTACGTGTGGGCTAGTAACCTGGCCAAGGATGCGGCGCACACGCTGATCGCCTACAAGCTGTCTCTGGCTACGAAGGCGCTCGCCATGATCACCGGTAACCGTTCCTTCAGGGCCACCATCTCCTACGACTCTCACCTTGAGCGCTACGGAGATGCTCCTGCAGCGGCCGTTGAAGACGACCTGGTCCGGGGTGCTCTTAGGAGCGTCGCGTCTATTACGGCTGCTCCGAATCCAGATCATGTAGAAAACGAGGTTAGTGCTTCTTACAATGCTAAAGTTTGTGCTAGTTCTTTTACATACTCGTTAGTATATTATTGGATGCGTGTTGAGACGTTTAAAGCAGTTGTTAATTTAAAATTTACTACATGTTCCAATGCTTACACGAATAATTTGTTTTCCGTCACATCCGAGGCTGCTCTTGGTTGCAAAGTTTTTGAATAGGATGATAAACTCAGCATTACTAGCATGGTTCTCCTCATTGTATCTGTCGCTTTTCTCGGTTGTTCCTGCAGTTGTTCATACAACATGCGTTTCGTAATTTGTATTTCAGGTCAAAGTTGAGTGGCTGCCCAGCGTGCCGAAGCCCGCGATACGCCTTCCTACGCTGCCGCCGATGCCCAATATTGTGGTCCCTAAGGTAGTGGTTCCCCAGCTTCCAAGGATTGTGGTGCCCAAGCTGATGGTCCCCAAGATCGTCATGTCGGAGGTTGCTGTTCCTGACGTCGTGCAGTCTAAGGTTGACCTGCTGACCAACAAGATCAACAAGCTGGGCAGCAAGTCCGCCGCGATTCTTGGCGGTCCGAAGTACGTAAGCGGATACGTTCAGGGCGGCTTCCGCGTTGGTCATGGAACTGCTCCCGTCGCTGACGTCCACTTGCATTCCAATCCCGAGCCGACTCCAGTCTCCCCCGTCAAGCCACGACAGTTGACCGTTGTGAAAGACAACCCTCAGCTCGAGCAGGACGTGACCCTCGTGTCGGCGCCCGTCAACCACAGCCGTCCTGTCCGTTCCGTCGACGCCGGCGTGATGGGCCGTTACTTTAGGTTTATTCAAGCCAACGACGAAGGGCGCTGCGTGGCGCTGATGGTTTGCTCCATGGCCGCGCACCCCCAACACTTCGGCGTCTATGGTCGCAAGGTCGCCGACTTCTTCGATGACGTCAAGCCCTCGGCGTTCTCCCCAGTGGCGCCCTACAAGGAAGCGTCGCGTGTGGGTCGCAGCGGGCGTTCCTGTCGGTCCCGCTATTCAACTTGCCGGATGGATCCCAAGTACCTGGCCCGGCTCGGTGAATCGCATGTCCACGTGCTCTAGAGTGCAGCGGGCCCGGAGTTCCTCCTCTTGACTCACGTGTACAGCTCGCCCCATGTATATAGACTTCATTCTTGTGCATACAGCTTACGCTGATGTGCTCATCAGTCATGTATAGTAGTATAGCTGTATATCCATATATGTATATAATTGCATGTATATCACTGACCAGTTGCCTATTCGCAATGTAGAAtgctgtaaatattgtaaataaaggtATATTTATTTTTACGTGCTGGTTTTTTATACATCTAGTCTCTGTCACGAAGTGCAGTACACTGCCGTAGACGAGGCTTTTGGCGCTGCTATTTAGCAGAATAGTCCACCATGTGCTTTACTGAAACGAAGCACTACGAATGACATGCTAATAATCGGCGACTGAGATGATAGAGAAGGAAACGACCAATTTCCCATTTATATTTCAAAAATGTTTTCGGAAGGAACAAAATGCGTTGTGCGCTTGACAGTTATGGCGTATATGCGAAAATACCTGAGTCTAGTTAGTCTAGTAGTCTAGAGAAGCAAATAAAAGCGTTATCAGGGGCGCGCATGCATCATTCAGAAAGGTTAAGTTACGAAATGGTAAATACGTGAAATTACTCGTATCACAGCATTCGTATTGGTACCTTGCATTAGTGTACACGCTCGCTTTCACGTCTGACAGAGGTGTAACATGGTGCCGAACTTTCTTTAAGCGCAGGCTTAAAAGTGCCTAAACCCGTTAGCCGGACGGGTGAACAAACGAGCTTCTTGCGAACACATCCCTTGCCTCCAATCCCAAATTTCGAACGATTGCTTAGAAAGGTTACGGTACGGACTGAGAGCGTTATCTAGTGATTGAAATTGCAGCAATTGAAGCCGCAGACGACAAAGGCTCCAGCAGACGGCACATGAGAGATAACAGAAATGCTCCACCAACTAAATAATAAACttaaaagaaacaataaaattgCAAAACCGAAACTTCACGGAGCAGTCCAACTTTTAGTGTTGTTTCTTGGTTCACGTTAGCCGATCAGGGGGCAAAGGCATGGCAGTTACTTCGGCACGGATAACGAAACCAACGAAGCGCTGGTTGTCGGCCGCGTGTACCTATCGCGCCTGGTCTTCTGTTGACAACTGTGGCAGTGACAGCTGCGATTCcgtcgatggatggatgttatgagcgtccactatggaacggggaggtgggttgcgccaccaagctcttgctactatgcttcCTAATATCCTACGTGttccaatgaaaaaagaaaaaaaaacactgaactacaacgtccaaattttctgatcccctattgcgcactgtgtttttgtatgtctccgtcttctgtcgtttccctacttttcttccaccaatcctgcaatcgcctcttactaatgtctattgcggacctgtttgattcaccactgctcccgctgaacccaaggacttcgaggaggccagtggtgccccAATCGACCGCTGGGgagacgtcttcacattccaataaaatatgctccgtcgtttccctagctttactttgcgaggaggcgccaccatgcgtaccgaagagtaaacaccgGTATCCAGAatacgcggcgcacatgtcaccTTGACACGTGTCACGGCAcgttgctgccgctgctgctgctgatgacgacGACGCCGATAATGTTGGTTTTGAGCAGCCACGTCGGAGCCGGGTGGTAACAGTGATTTAGCCTGCAACAGCTATATGGGCTGCTACCTGTCCGGACACCTAATTGAATTTGACCTAACTGCAAGGCAAAGTTTGTACGTATGGCAGGACACGATGCTAATGCGAATCATGAATAATGGCATTCCATTCGTTCCGGGAGGGCTGAACACCGTGTCTGCTTTTTATCACTTACCACACATGTTTTACATTTAGTCAATATTTATACATCtccataatcttttttttctccgtCAAGCTTTCCTGTACCGCTAcgtatgcaactgctacatggcgtaccacctggtgtaataatatgcaattGCGGTCCACGGGTGCACTCATAGACACTACGTGATGCGCGTCTCACATCGGAAGGCAAGTGGAACGGTAAGATGATGATGACTGTTGGTTGGCatgcgctttgaaacgcggcagtGATATCGTCACCTAGACAGCTTGATTTGacaggtggaggaggaggagacaaaggagaggaaagacagggaggtttgccagtgtaagtaccggatGGCTAcgctgtgctggggaaaggggtcaagagaataaaaggggaaagaagaagaagaggaataAATGGAAACAAGAAAATTCAAACAGTAACGTGAAACTACGGGCTACAACAtacaaaggcggtcgcacaattcacatgtccttaaaaacttcaccAAAGCCCTTGACAAGTTTTGACAAGTTACACAAATCAGTGGTAAGTATGGTGACGATCCATTGGTACCTCTTTTTAAACTCCGCAGTTACGCAGTCGCCTAGCCAGCTTAATTTATTCAGGTACAacaaattacagggtctcttacgATATCTCTTAAGAGGGGCACGGCGAAAGCTATTTCAGTAATTAtttgtcattactgctcactagtaagcattttcGGACATTGGTAATCAATAGTGGTCGCTATATGCCATCGCTAGAAACATTGATAATTTCGGAGTCATAAATAGACATTAAAAttattactagtcattattagtcattactagtcagtATTAAGATCTAACAATAACTAACTGTTACTATCAATCGTTTTCCAATCTTtcatctgtcttcatatggcgtggtGACACTTCGGCGGACACTTCCACGGTCAGGtgtgctgacacaaacttcaccatgagcctagaaagccTTTTGCCTTAATATATATTTTTGTAGCATTGTTCTACACATCACCTTAAACTCCTTTTTGCTTCTCAAACGTTACTTCACTGCACTGCATGGCTCCTTGTGCATTTGCTTGACGGCGCGCttcctggtgtaataatatgccaCTGCAATGCAAAAATGTGAACACATccacgctacgcggcgcgcatgccaCATTGCTTGTCTCCTTGCGCGCTAGAACGCGTTTGTGCGTCTATTCCAGTTGTGGTCAGCAACGTAGACAGTCTACGTAGTCATATCGCAGACAGCCACGATCGCTTCGCGCTAATGTAATGCAACTCGTTTCTAGCCGTCCAGAAGACGTACAGAAGACGCTTCTGCGATGTGAGGCCATCTCGCGGCGACAACAAAAAGTTGAGaaacttggcgctctttggccatatctggcccttgcgccactaaaccacacacattcgaaaagttgagaaaagcacacattatttCAGTATTTCAAGTATTTGCACCTGCGAACTTATGCAAAATGCGATGTAACCTTCATTAAGGGCGTAGGATAGCGTGTCTACGTTTTGTTAGGCGCAGAAAACCTTCCTTACGGCTGCTAAAGCGGCCTGCATAGTCGCCATCTTGTTTGTACAGGGAAGTAGCCTGTGTCCTTTTTGACTTCGATGCTGACTTCGCGAGGCAGTCTGCTTTGACCGGTTTGTGAGAATTTGAACGAGACTTAAGATGGGTGCTGTGCGCTTAGGTTTCTACTTTGCCGTCTATGGCAACAATTGAACAGAACCTACAAGGCATTTTTCTGCTATATGGTAGCAATTTCCTTTGTGTCTGAATGACAGAGAAGCTGACTACCGCGGAAGGGGCACGGGGTCGATCGCGGCGGGAATATATTTTTTCTCATTCCTAGTGATAGCTGCTACTTTACCATCCTCAACCAAAACGCCTATTCAATGGAGCCCATAACAGGTTACGCTGTAAAACACGATACTACCTGCTGCCCATAATTTACACGTTCATACGTAACAGAACTCACACCGAACACTGGCTCATGATTGTCCTGTCCTCTTTGTTGTGGCCCGCCATTAGCAGCATACTCTGCGTATACAGCAATATACGCGATAGCATGAGGTGGAGTAGCAAAGGAAAGAGATTAGAGGGACTGAATAAAATTATATCCggaaaaatcatcatcatcagcagcagcctagttacgcccactgcagggcaaaggcctctcccatacttctccaactaacccggtcaagtactaattgtggcca
This genomic window contains:
- the LOC135915230 gene encoding uncharacterized protein, whose translation is MKISRVFCLVFGLVLCPVCEAKLGLALVPYVWASNLAKDAAHTLIAYKLSLATKALAMITGNRSFRATISYDSHLERYGDAPAAAVEDDLVRGALRSVASITAAPNPDHVENEVKVEWLPSVPKPAIRLPTLPPMPNIVVPKVVVPQLPRIVVPKLMVPKIVMSEVAVPDVVQSKVDLLTNKINKLGSKSAAILGGPKYVSGYVQGGFRVGHGTAPVADVHLHSNPEPTPVSPVKPRQLTVVKDNPQLEQDVTLVSAPVNHSRPVRSVDAGVMGRYFRFIQANDEGRCVALMVCSMAAHPQHFGVYGRKVADFFDDVKPSAFSPVAPYKEASRVGRSGRSCRSRYSTCRMDPKYLARLGESHVHVL